In Fulvia fulva chromosome 10, complete sequence, a single window of DNA contains:
- a CDS encoding Bypass of stop codon protein 6 has translation MPKHEGSMAAEPAGPPIELQPQDHVRSDDLEEGSAQHANTTSAIQPLVVRDVTALKPVSAILCFLNCGVNDGSLGALIPYILRHYTISTAWMAIPYGVAVVGWLLAAMVGGYIRISIGTGGIIVAGALLQLLAQLLRFWEPPFGLLSFTFFVVALGQALQEPQANTFVTSLKSTHRWLGVIHGCYAVGGLIGPLIASAIASNMQGQWAAFYYVPTGIGVVNLALCSYAFRDEVAIRRSHGPSANTRRSRTALVELKATIKQKNVWLLSIFSFLYLGAAITAGGWVVEFLVEVREGRLSQVGYIAAAFMGGTAADRFLLAEPAHRFGEKRMGIVCAVLSIVFQVIFWQVPNIVVNAVAVSFLGFLLGPFFATAVSVGSKVIPQELQQSGLAFMFLVAQAGGATFPAITGIISARNGVGTLQPVLVGLLAAMTVAWLVVPNPRGKSLL, from the exons ATGCCCAAACACGAAGGCTCAATGGCGGCTGAGCCAGCAGGACCGCCAATCGAACTGCAGCCACAAGACCATGTCAGGAGCGATGACCTGGAAGAAGGTTCAGCACAACATGCGAACACAACTTCCGCCATACAGCCACTCGTAGTCCGCGACGTGACCGCATTGAAGCCTGTCAGTGCAATCCTGTGCTTCCTCAATTGCGGCGTCAACGATGGATCACTCGGAGCATTGATCCCATACATCCTGAGGCACTACACAATCTCCACCGCCTGGATGGCGATTCCATACGGAGTAGCAGTTGTAGGCTGGCTGCTCGCTGCAATGGTTGGAGGCTACATCAGGATTTCAATCGGCACCGGTGGTATCATCGTCGCAGGAGCATTACTCCAGCTTCTGGCACAGCTACTCAGATTCTGGGAACCACCGTTTGGCCTATTATCGTTCACCTTCTTCGTCGTCGCCCTCGGCCAAGCGCTCCAGGAACCTCAAGCGAACACGTTCGTCACATCGTTGAAGTCAACTCATCGATGGCTCGGGGTGATTCATGGCTGCTATGCGGTGGGTGGACTTATTGGACCTCTCATTGCCTCCGCTATTGCCTCGAATATGCAGGGTCAATGGGCTGCGTTCTATTATGTCCCCACTGGTATCGGTGTGGTCAACCTGGCGCTTTGCAGCTATGCGTTTCGAGACGAGGTCGCCATTCGCCGATCACATGGACCGTCAGCGAATACTAGACGCAGCAGAACTGCTCTTGTGGAGCTGAAAGCTACCATCAAGCAGAAGAACGTCTGGCTTCTTAGCATCTTCTCCTTCCTTTATCTCGGAGCCGCCATTACAGCAGGTGGCTGGGTTGTCGAGTTCCTGGTCGAGGTCAGAGAAGGACGCCTATCTCAAGTCGGGTACATCGCCGCGGCTTTCATGGGTGGAACGGCAGCTGATCGCTTTCTTCTCGCAGAACCCGCCCATCGGTTCGGTGAGAAGCGCATGGGCATCGTCTGTGCTGTGCTCAGCATAGTATTCCAAGTCATCTTCTGGCAAGTGCCGAACATTGTGGTCAATGCTGTCGCTGTCAGCTTTCTGGGCTTCCTACTAGGACCATTCTTCGCCACTGCAGTCTCTGTTGGCTCGAAGGTCATACCACAGGAGCTGCAACAGTCTGGCCTAG CTTTCATGTTCCTCGTGGCTCAAGCAGGCGGGGCTACCTTCCCAGCCATCACTGGCATCATCTCCGCTCGAAATGGAGTCGGGACCCTGCAGCCAGTACTCGTTGGTTTACTTGCTGCGATGACAGTAGCTTGGCTGGTCGTGCCGAATCCGAGAGGAAAAAGCTTGTTGTGA
- a CDS encoding Glutathione hydrolase proenzyme: MLSSRRARRLCVERTMVCTLALCVVGTLVFVGRAYSTAARLLPTGPEPRPISISGNRYGDVASSSATCSNGGLAMLELHGNAVDAAIATEFCLGVVGMQWTGLGGGGFALVRAINGSYSFVDFRETAPIAAFRDMYNTDVNASIFGGLARRKLHRVLILGSGVPGELQGLEYLHQQYGSLPWDVLLEPSINLARDGFVVSSALNWAMNLWGPDSFPSQDATWAIDFAPNGTRVGSGDTMFRKRYANLLESIAHEGPDASYTGTLAEATIRALQQANGTMTLDDLQQYKVALRRPVELKFGDYKIVSCGAPGGGSVVLSTMNIIKGYAGSVSPTDIKMSTYHLDQAIRFAYGQRVKLGDPSFVPGVDEWERDILSYGTGEYIRSKISDQHTLPISAYNPDGLKSADSHGTSHLVTADSLGMVVSLTSTVNLGFGSHLMVPETGLILNNEMNDFSIPDAPNADGYQPAAANYIAPGKRPLSSMSPSIAYFAGNQTFYYATGAARGSHIITSTIQSLWRVLSLQQSAREAIDAPRFHDQLIPDRIMFEPEYDHGTVAYLRDKGLNTTWSNGPLSFTHALKRHTNGTFEAVPDPRVRMDPGSDL, encoded by the exons ATGCTCTCTTCTCGACGTGCCCGCAGGCTTTGTGTGGAGCGCACAATGGTCTGCACGTTGGCACTCTGTGTGGTAGGCACACTTGTCTTTGTTGGCAGAGCATATTCTACAGCAGCTCGATTACTGCCCACTGGCCCAGAGCCTCGTCCGATCTCAATCTCGGGCAACCGTTATGGCGATGTAGCATCATCATCGGCAACATGTAGCAACGGTGGCTTAGCCATGCTTGAATTGCATGGCAATGCCGTGGATGCA GCTATAGCGACAGAGTTCTGCCTTGGGGTCGTCG GCATGCAGTGGACTGGACTGGGAGGTGGAGGTTTCGCCCTCGTCAGGGCTATCAATGGCTCTTACAGTTTTGTCGATTTTCGGGAAACAGCCCCGATCGCTGCTTTTCGAGACATGTATAACACTGACGTCAATGCATCGATATTTGGGGGTTTAGCAAG GCGCAAACTGCACCGTGTGCTGATACTTGGAAGCGGTGTGCCCGGCGAGCTTCAAGGGCTAGAATACCTTCACCAACAGTACGGCTCTCTACCTTGGGACGTCTTGCTTGAACCTTCCATCAATCTGGCTCGAGACGGTTTCGTGGTGAGCTCCGCCTTGAATTGGGCCATGAACCTCTGGGGACCAGATAGCTTTCCTTCACAAGACGCAACATGGGCCATTGACTTTGCGCCGAATGGTACAAGAGTTGGAAGCGGTGACACAATGTTCAGAAAACGATATGCCAACCTCCTCGAGAGCATCGCACATGAGGGGCCTGACGCATCCTATACGGGTACTCTCGCCGAAGCCACGATTCGTGCATTGCAACAAGCCAATGGAACAATGACTTTGGATGATCTACAACAGTACAAAGTGGCTCTTCGAAGACCTGTCGAACTCAAATTTGGCGACTACAAGATTGTGAGTTGTGGTGCGCCTGGTGGTGGCTCTGTTGTACTGAGCACTATGAACATCATCAAAGGCTATGCTGGAAGTGTCTCGCCCACTGACATCAAAATGAGCACTTATCATCTCGATCAAGCGATACGCTTCGCTTACGGCCAG CGCGTCAAACTTGGCGACCCTTCTTTCGTTCCGGGTGTTGATGAGTGGGAGAGGGATATACTTTCTTACGGCACTGGGGAATACATCAGGAGTAAGATCTCCGATCAACACACTCTGCCAATCTCCGCGTACAATCCCGACGGCCTGAAATCTGCCGACTC ACATGGCACATCACACCTGGTCACGGCTGACAGTCTTGGCATGGTTGTTTCCCTGACCAGTACAGTCAATCTTGGGTTTGGATCGCATCTCATGGTACCTGAAACCGGTCTTATTCTCAACAATGAGATGAACGACTTCTCCATTCCAGACGCCCCCAACGCCGACGGCTATCAGCCGGCTGCCGCCAACTACATTGCTCCAGGCAAGCGACCCTTGTCTTCAATGTCCCCGTCGATCGCCTACTTCGCAGGAAATCAGACCTTCTATTATGCCACGGGCGCCGCAAGGGGATCACACATAATCACATCGACCATTCAGAGCCTTTGGCGTGTCTTAAGCTTGCAGCAAAGCGCCCGAGAGGCTATCGACGCACCGAGATTCCATGACCAGTTGATACCGGATCGGATCATGTTTGAACCTGAATATGATCACGGTACAGTCGCCTACCTCCGTGACAAAGGCCTGAACACAACCTGGTCAAATGGACCATTGTCTTTCACGCATGCGCTCAAACGGCACACCAACGGCACCTTTGAGGCTGTCCCAGATCCACGGGTTCGCATGGATCCCGGCTCAGATCTGTGA
- a CDS encoding Oxidoreductase produces MENETLSRPTSFPSSEYPIVQTDIVFLAKEKLYETVKPYSVRYRAKQIPPSNIIPHHVNIQVRDVRTSLDQLSLDRNGFEVHDFHTTLAYEDFDDKDRLEDVYLAEIRAHLLSSLKAKNVITLNYTLRKRHASFPISTGLPYEHGQPVLFAHIDSTYEDVKKLLEELYPTCFQDIQRGRYQVITAWKPLHGPVRDWPLAVCDTASVNYDEDITHADVVKQARVSENCLVHHHPAQKWCYIGDQAESGLLLIKSMDSNPSHANACPHTAFPIPSEPASRPRESKDVKTIVMYADMDYPDVEM; encoded by the exons ATGGAGAACGAGACTTTGAGCAGGCCCACAAGCTTTCCAT CGTCTGAATATCCCATCGTACAAACGGATATCGTCTTTCTCGCCAAGGAAAAGTTATACGAGACAGTGAAGCCATATAGCGTACGATACAGAGCCAAGCAGATTCCTCCGTCTAACATCATACCTCACCATGTCAACATCCAAGTTCGAGATGTTCGCACATCGCTGGATCAGCTGTCACTTGACCGGAACGGATTTGAAGTGCACGATTTCCACACCACACTGGCATACGAAGACTTCGACGATAAAGACCGGCTCGAGGATGTCTACCTTGCAGAGATCCGCGCTCACTTGTTGAGCTCGCTGAAGGCTAAGAATGTCATCACATTGAACTACACG CTGAGGAAACGCCATGCCAGCTTCCCAATATCTACGGGCTTACCTTACGAGCATGGTCAGCCCGTCCTCTTTGCTCATATAG ATTCGACCTATGAGGATGTGAAGAAGCTGTTGGAAGAATTGTATCCTACATGCTTCCAGGACATACAGCGAGGACGCTACCAGGTCATCAC GGCTTGGAAACCATTGCATGGTCCAGTACGAGACTGGCCATTGGCCGTATGCGATACGGCATCCGTGAATTATGACGAAGACATCACACATGCTGATGTGGTCAAGCAAGCCAGAGTCTCCGAGAACTGCCTGGTGCATCATCATCCAGCACAAAAATGGTGTTACATCGGTGACCAGGCAGAATCTGGACTCTTGCTGATCAAGTCTATGGACTCGAATCCATCGCACGCTAACG CATGCCCACACACCGCATTCCCAATCCCATCCGAGCCAGCGTCGAGGCCGCGGGAGAGCAAAGATGTCAAGACTATCGTAATGTATGCAGACATGGACTATCCGGACGTCGAGATGTGA